A region of Thiofilum sp. DNA encodes the following proteins:
- a CDS encoding exodeoxyribonuclease III yields the protein MLRVASFNANGIRSAASKGFFQWMRAADLDVVCIQETKAQVHQLASDPQFYPEGYSCYYHDAEKKGYSGVAIYSRAKPDAIITGMGNPVFDSEGRYIEAQYGDLSIVSLYLPSGSSGEERQAFKYQCMDYFTQCLVSMGQSGRRYIICGDWNIAHQPIDLKNWKANQKNSGFLPEERAWLDKLFKELGFVDAFRAVNQEAGQYTWWSYRANAWAKDVGWRIDYQIVSEALSAQVQEAYIYKAERFSDHAPLVIDYAV from the coding sequence ATGCTACGCGTCGCCTCATTTAATGCTAATGGTATTCGCTCGGCGGCTAGTAAAGGTTTTTTTCAGTGGATGCGGGCGGCTGATTTAGATGTTGTGTGTATTCAAGAGACTAAGGCACAAGTTCATCAATTAGCCTCTGATCCGCAGTTTTACCCCGAAGGCTATTCTTGCTATTACCATGATGCTGAAAAGAAAGGCTACAGCGGTGTAGCGATTTATAGCCGTGCTAAACCCGACGCTATTATTACTGGCATGGGCAACCCTGTTTTTGATAGTGAAGGACGCTACATCGAGGCGCAATACGGCGATCTTAGTATTGTGTCCTTATATTTGCCATCGGGTTCTTCGGGAGAGGAGCGTCAGGCGTTTAAATATCAATGCATGGATTACTTTACCCAATGCTTAGTCAGCATGGGGCAAAGTGGACGGCGTTATATTATTTGCGGTGATTGGAATATTGCGCATCAGCCCATTGACTTAAAAAATTGGAAGGCTAATCAAAAAAATTCAGGATTTTTACCTGAAGAACGAGCTTGGCTCGATAAGCTTTTTAAGGAGCTAGGTTTTGTTGATGCATTTCGGGCAGTGAATCAAGAGGCTGGGCAATATACTTGGTGGTCTTATCGCGCTAATGCTTGGGCTAAAGATGTGGGTTGGCGTATTGATTATCAGATCGTATCCGAAGCCTTAAGCGCACAGGTGCAAGAGGCTTATATTTATAAAGCCGAGCGTTTTTCCGATCATGCTCCTTTAGTCATAGACTACGCTGTTTAA
- the argF gene encoding ornithine carbamoyltransferase has product MEPIRHFLSLNDFSLTELNYVITRAIDLKASTKRGHYETPLKHKTLAMIFEKASTRTRVSFEAGMTQLGGHAMFLSPQDTQLGRGEPIEDSARVISRMVDVVMIRTFEQAKVELFAAHSRVPVINALTDEYHPCQLLADLMTWREQRGSPQGKTVAWVGDGNNMCHSWMDAARIFDFHLKISCPAGYMPKADIVARNQDFVTLCASPQEAIKDTHVVVTDTWASMGQEHEKKAREVAFADYQVTDELMALAHQDAIFMHCLPAYRGSEVAASVIDGPQSVVWDEAENRLHVQKALLEVLVCGFPKLLSAA; this is encoded by the coding sequence ATGGAACCGATTAGACATTTTTTGTCACTCAATGATTTTTCTTTGACTGAACTAAACTACGTCATTACCCGCGCAATTGATCTCAAAGCCTCCACTAAGCGCGGTCACTACGAAACGCCTTTAAAACATAAAACCTTAGCGATGATTTTTGAGAAAGCCTCAACGCGTACTCGTGTATCGTTTGAAGCAGGTATGACGCAGCTAGGGGGGCATGCCATGTTTTTATCACCTCAAGATACTCAACTGGGACGCGGTGAGCCTATTGAAGACTCGGCGCGGGTGATTTCGCGTATGGTCGATGTGGTGATGATTCGCACCTTTGAACAAGCTAAGGTGGAGTTATTTGCTGCGCACTCGCGCGTACCCGTGATTAATGCTTTAACGGACGAATATCATCCCTGCCAATTATTAGCCGACTTAATGACGTGGCGTGAGCAGCGCGGTAGTCCACAAGGTAAGACAGTAGCATGGGTTGGCGACGGTAATAATATGTGCCATTCATGGATGGATGCGGCGCGTATTTTTGACTTTCATCTGAAGATCTCATGCCCTGCTGGTTATATGCCTAAGGCTGATATTGTGGCGCGTAATCAGGACTTTGTGACTCTGTGTGCCTCTCCGCAAGAAGCCATTAAAGATACCCATGTAGTAGTAACGGATACTTGGGCGAGTATGGGGCAAGAGCATGAGAAAAAAGCGCGTGAAGTAGCTTTTGCTGATTACCAAGTAACCGATGAACTCATGGCATTAGCGCATCAAGACGCTATTTTTATGCATTGTCTACCCGCTTACCGAGGGTCAGAAGTGGCTGCTTCAGTGATTGATGGCCCACAAAGTGTGGTGTGGGATGAGGCAGAAAATCGTTTGCATGTGCAAAAAGCCCTATTAGAAGTATTGGTCTGTGGCTTTCCTAAGCTATTGAGTGCTGCTTAA
- a CDS encoding aspartate aminotransferase family protein, whose protein sequence is MPTYARLPITFVKGEGAVLWDNEGKSYLDAISGIAVCNIGHARREVAEAICDQAHTLVHTSNLYNIPNQAALGEKLCALSGMEQVFIANSGAEANEAAIKLARFYGNQKGVTLPTIVVMSNAFHGRTLATVTATGNPKAQAGFAPLVQGFIRVEYGNADAVAALDDPNIVAVLVEPIQGEGGIRIPAADYLPRLRALCDERGWLLMLDEIQAGLCRTGKWFAFQHTTIKPDVMTLAKALGNGMPIGACLVAGKAAGLFGPGNHGSTFGGNPLACRAALTVLEVMERDQLAQRAVEMGEYLLAGFKQALANVKGVKEIRGKGLMLGIELERECGELVKQALAKGLLINVTAGNVIRLLPPLVLSKAQADQIITTVTGLVTAS, encoded by the coding sequence ATGCCCACTTATGCTCGTTTGCCTATTACCTTTGTTAAAGGTGAGGGTGCTGTCTTATGGGATAACGAAGGTAAATCCTATTTAGATGCGATTTCCGGTATTGCAGTTTGTAATATTGGGCATGCACGACGAGAAGTGGCTGAAGCAATTTGTGACCAAGCGCACACCTTAGTACATACTTCAAATCTTTATAATATTCCTAATCAAGCCGCCTTAGGTGAAAAGCTGTGTGCCTTATCCGGTATGGAGCAGGTGTTTATTGCCAACTCTGGCGCTGAGGCGAATGAGGCGGCGATTAAACTAGCGCGTTTTTACGGCAATCAAAAAGGTGTGACTTTACCGACTATTGTGGTCATGAGTAATGCCTTTCATGGTCGCACGCTAGCTACGGTCACTGCTACGGGTAATCCTAAAGCTCAAGCAGGGTTTGCTCCCTTAGTGCAGGGCTTTATTCGTGTGGAATATGGTAATGCCGATGCGGTCGCTGCCTTAGATGATCCTAATATCGTCGCGGTTTTGGTTGAGCCTATTCAGGGCGAGGGCGGGATTCGTATTCCCGCTGCGGATTATTTACCGCGTTTGCGTGCTTTATGTGATGAGCGCGGTTGGTTATTGATGCTGGATGAGATCCAAGCAGGTTTATGCCGCACCGGTAAATGGTTTGCTTTCCAACATACGACTATTAAACCGGATGTCATGACCTTAGCTAAAGCCTTGGGTAATGGTATGCCGATTGGTGCTTGCTTAGTAGCGGGTAAAGCGGCGGGACTATTTGGTCCGGGGAATCACGGGAGTACCTTTGGTGGTAATCCTTTGGCTTGTCGTGCAGCGCTCACGGTACTAGAGGTGATGGAGCGTGATCAACTGGCTCAACGCGCCGTTGAAATGGGTGAGTATTTATTAGCAGGCTTTAAGCAAGCACTGGCTAATGTCAAGGGTGTGAAAGAGATTCGCGGTAAGGGTTTGATGTTGGGTATTGAACTGGAGCGTGAGTGTGGTGAGTTAGTCAAGCAAGCCTTAGCTAAGGGTCTGCTGATTAACGTTACAGCGGGTAATGTGATCCGTCTATTGCCACCCTTGGTGCTTTCTAAAGCACAAGCTGACCAAATAATAACAACCGTCACGGGATTGGTAACGGCGTCTTGA
- a CDS encoding Fe-Mn family superoxide dismutase, protein MAFTLPELPFAKDALAPHMSAETLDYHHGKHHNAYVTNLNNLVPGTQFENMSLEEIVKSAPAGGVYNNAAQVWNHTFFWNCLKPNGGGTPSGALADAINAKWGSYDDFKKAFQTSAVGNFGSGWTWLVKKADGSVDIVNMGAAGTPLTTGDKALLTIDVWEHAYYIDYRNLRPKFVETFLNSLVNWDFAAANYAA, encoded by the coding sequence ATGGCGTTTACATTACCCGAATTGCCTTTTGCTAAGGATGCTTTAGCTCCTCACATGTCAGCCGAAACTTTAGACTATCATCATGGCAAGCATCACAATGCTTATGTGACTAACCTCAACAATTTGGTTCCGGGTACTCAGTTTGAAAATATGTCACTAGAAGAGATTGTTAAATCAGCGCCTGCGGGTGGTGTGTATAACAATGCGGCTCAAGTGTGGAACCATACCTTTTTCTGGAACTGCTTAAAACCTAATGGCGGTGGTACTCCTAGTGGCGCATTGGCAGACGCTATTAATGCGAAATGGGGTTCTTATGATGACTTCAAAAAGGCTTTCCAAACCTCAGCCGTGGGGAATTTTGGTTCAGGTTGGACATGGCTGGTGAAAAAGGCTGATGGTTCAGTCGATATTGTGAATATGGGGGCTGCGGGCACTCCATTAACAACAGGTGATAAAGCCTTATTAACTATTGATGTATGGGAACACGCTTATTACATTGATTATCGTAATTTACGCCCTAAATTCGTTGAAACGTTCTTAAATAGTTTAGTGAATTGGGATTTTGCCGCAGCGAACTATGCCGCTTAA
- the mscL gene encoding large-conductance mechanosensitive channel protein MscL: MSLLSEFKEFAMKGNVVDLAIGVIVGAAFGKIVSSLVDGVLMPPIGMLIGGVNFSELVLPLTDKVVIKYGAFLQTMIDFTIIAFVLFMVIKAMNKLKKPATPPPAGPTQEQLLTEIRDLLKTK; the protein is encoded by the coding sequence ATGAGTTTGTTGAGTGAATTTAAAGAATTTGCCATGAAAGGCAATGTAGTCGATCTAGCTATCGGTGTGATCGTTGGTGCTGCGTTTGGCAAAATCGTCAGTTCGCTAGTAGATGGTGTTCTGATGCCCCCTATTGGCATGTTGATTGGTGGCGTAAATTTCTCTGAGTTAGTGTTACCTCTCACTGACAAAGTGGTCATTAAGTATGGTGCTTTCCTACAAACCATGATTGACTTCACCATCATTGCATTTGTGTTATTCATGGTTATTAAGGCAATGAATAAATTAAAAAAACCAGCCACACCTCCCCCTGCTGGTCCTACTCAAGAACAATTACTCACAGAAATCCGTGATTTATTAAAAACTAAATAA
- a CDS encoding transposase, whose product MKHPPFVGAPLPTRMDSYLGQLQHAITVLLGCGIRYLVADSFYAKTKFVSGIRELNLHLISKLRQDADLRWLYTGAQKPKGRHRQYSGKVSFDDLSRFERVGELDGQRVYTATVNSPTFKQIVRIVYLVREANGKTASALLFSTDTDCPALDILRYYQARFQIEFLFRDAKQHTGLCDCQTTRKEKLDFHFNTSLTALNLLRLEDRQQNWDARGQRAQCPLRCQWEDPPLQCPSARTLFSPLKTRLQRHKIQPSLRRPM is encoded by the coding sequence GTGAAACACCCACCCTTCGTTGGTGCGCCGCTCCCCACGCGGATGGATAGCTACCTTGGACAGCTTCAACACGCCATCACAGTCCTGCTGGGGTGTGGCATCCGTTATCTCGTCGCGGATAGCTTTTATGCCAAAACTAAGTTTGTCAGTGGCATCAGGGAACTCAACTTGCATTTGATCAGCAAGTTACGTCAGGACGCCGACTTACGGTGGCTGTACACGGGCGCACAAAAACCCAAGGGTCGTCACCGCCAGTACAGCGGCAAAGTCAGTTTTGACGACTTATCACGTTTTGAACGGGTCGGAGAGCTGGACGGGCAGCGTGTTTACACCGCTACTGTTAACAGCCCGACGTTCAAACAGATAGTGCGCATCGTCTATCTGGTGCGCGAAGCAAACGGCAAGACCGCTAGCGCACTGCTGTTCAGTACCGACACGGATTGCCCTGCATTAGACATCCTGCGTTACTACCAAGCGCGTTTCCAGATAGAATTTTTGTTCCGGGATGCCAAGCAACACACCGGGCTGTGTGACTGCCAAACGACCCGCAAAGAAAAGCTGGATTTCCACTTCAATACCTCACTGACGGCACTTAACCTGCTCCGGCTGGAAGATCGCCAGCAGAACTGGGATGCCAGGGGGCAACGGGCGCAGTGTCCTCTCCGTTGCCAGTGGGAAGATCCGCCACTTCAATGCCCATCTGCTCGAACGCTTTTCTCGCCACTTAAAACTCGACTTCAGCGCCATAAAATCCAGCCCAGCCTTCGCAGACCTATGTAA
- a CDS encoding site-2 protease family protein: protein MRIDQRHHDVRPADRTETVIVYALSFIFLGGLVAELLSNYEPRKLAAVLFVLWWMPLVLWHEWGHALMARLLGWRVGHTVIGFGKVILTLRTVYAAIAP from the coding sequence ATGCGCATTGATCAACGCCATCACGATGTACGCCCCGCAGATCGTACTGAAACCGTTATTGTCTATGCTTTAAGCTTTATTTTTTTAGGTGGCCTAGTCGCTGAGCTATTAAGTAATTATGAACCTCGTAAGTTAGCTGCTGTTTTGTTTGTCTTATGGTGGATGCCTTTAGTGCTATGGCATGAATGGGGTCATGCACTCATGGCGAGGCTTTTAGGCTGGCGTGTAGGGCATACCGTGATTGGGTTTGGTAAGGTGATATTAACACTTCGGACAGTTTACGCGGCGATAGCACCATAA
- a CDS encoding N-acetylglutaminylglutamine amidotransferase, which produces MCGISGELRFDGQVPDLHHINAMMAKLEKRGPDHAGSFSDGPLAFGHRRLSIIDLSYKSSQPMVDAELGLALVFNGTIYNYPELRAELQAKGYHFFSDGDTETIIKAYAEWGEDAPKHLIGMFAFAIWDMKAKTLFLARDRMGIKPLYYAQDQKALRFASNTQALLATPNIDTNIDPLALHNLFSLHAVVPAPRTILKGVRKMPPAHSLTIHADGRQELKRYWNLVAKRPAESRSEADWIESIHEALRVAVRRRNNIADVPVGVLLSGGLDSSLLVALLDEIGIKDIRTFTIGFDDQPEEKGSEYEYSDVVVERFNTNHHKFHIPNEQTLKRLPEAVANMAEPMFGQDAIGFYLLSEQVSQHVKVVQSGQGADEVFGGYFWYPQTHQDQKIDRLQRFAPYYFDRDHNEMAEMLQSPFHTYDYTGELVRELLETPYADEHLDAVLRADVTTFIVDDPVKRVDNMTMAWGLEARVPFLDQELVELVAQMPPELKLREGGKYILKKIARGQVPDSVIDRPKGYFPVPALKFVRGEFLDMMRDLLHSQRARERGLYQTSYLDKVLAQPEVHLTRIKGSKLWHMALLEMWLQTMGI; this is translated from the coding sequence ATGTGCGGAATCAGCGGCGAATTACGCTTTGATGGTCAAGTACCGGATTTACACCATATCAACGCTATGATGGCTAAACTCGAAAAACGCGGCCCTGATCACGCAGGTAGTTTTTCCGATGGCCCTTTAGCGTTTGGTCATCGCCGTCTCTCTATTATTGACCTTTCCTATAAATCCAGCCAACCGATGGTCGATGCTGAGCTAGGCTTAGCACTGGTATTTAATGGCACAATTTATAACTACCCTGAACTACGCGCTGAACTACAAGCCAAGGGCTATCACTTTTTCTCTGATGGCGACACCGAAACCATTATTAAGGCCTATGCCGAGTGGGGCGAGGATGCACCTAAACATTTGATTGGTATGTTTGCTTTTGCTATCTGGGACATGAAAGCGAAAACGCTATTTCTAGCGCGTGATCGTATGGGCATTAAACCGCTCTACTATGCGCAGGATCAAAAAGCCTTGCGTTTCGCCTCCAATACTCAAGCCTTACTTGCCACCCCGAATATTGATACCAATATCGATCCGCTCGCCTTACATAATCTATTTTCACTCCACGCCGTTGTGCCTGCACCGCGTACTATTTTAAAGGGTGTACGCAAAATGCCACCCGCACATAGCCTGACTATTCACGCCGACGGTCGCCAAGAACTAAAACGCTATTGGAACCTAGTCGCTAAGCGTCCCGCTGAATCACGCTCAGAAGCAGACTGGATTGAATCTATTCATGAAGCGTTACGTGTTGCGGTGCGAAGACGCAATAATATTGCCGATGTTCCGGTTGGAGTCTTATTATCCGGTGGCTTGGACTCCAGTCTTTTGGTCGCATTACTGGATGAAATTGGTATCAAAGATATTCGTACCTTCACCATTGGTTTTGATGATCAGCCGGAAGAAAAAGGCAGTGAATACGAATACTCCGATGTAGTAGTTGAACGTTTCAATACTAATCATCATAAATTCCATATCCCCAACGAACAAACTCTAAAGCGTCTACCTGAAGCGGTGGCTAATATGGCTGAACCGATGTTTGGACAAGACGCTATTGGGTTTTATCTATTATCCGAACAAGTCTCCCAACACGTTAAAGTCGTGCAATCGGGTCAAGGCGCGGATGAAGTATTCGGGGGTTATTTTTGGTATCCGCAAACTCATCAAGATCAAAAGATTGATAGATTGCAGCGCTTTGCGCCCTATTATTTTGATCGTGACCATAATGAAATGGCTGAGATGCTTCAGTCTCCTTTCCATACCTATGATTACACAGGCGAATTAGTAAGAGAGTTATTAGAGACGCCCTATGCAGATGAGCATTTAGATGCAGTATTACGAGCCGATGTGACCACTTTTATTGTCGATGATCCGGTGAAACGGGTAGACAATATGACGATGGCTTGGGGTTTAGAGGCGCGTGTACCCTTCTTGGATCAAGAGCTGGTTGAACTAGTGGCACAAATGCCACCCGAATTAAAACTGCGTGAGGGCGGTAAATATATTCTGAAAAAAATTGCGCGTGGACAGGTACCCGATAGTGTGATTGATCGTCCTAAAGGTTATTTCCCCGTACCTGCTTTGAAATTTGTACGCGGCGAGTTTTTGGATATGATGCGTGATTTATTGCACTCCCAACGTGCTAGAGAGCGGGGCTTATACCAAACATCTTATCTTGATAAGGTATTAGCTCAGCCTGAAGTGCATTTAACTCGCATTAAAGGGAGTAAGTTGTGGCATATGGCATTGTTAGAAATGTGGCTACAGACTATGGGGATTTAG
- a CDS encoding DUF1127 domain-containing protein, with product MSTIISLIATWFKPKATDASAISEREVRQAVAELNALDDRELEELGLTRSNIEYAVRYGRPQDQLNQAA from the coding sequence ATGAGTACTATTATTAGTTTAATCGCCACTTGGTTCAAACCGAAAGCTACTGATGCCTCTGCTATTAGCGAGCGTGAAGTTCGCCAAGCGGTTGCTGAATTGAATGCCTTAGATGATCGTGAACTAGAAGAGTTAGGTTTAACACGTAGCAATATAGAATATGCAGTGCGCTATGGTCGTCCACAAGATCAATTGAATCAAGCGGCTTAA
- the alr gene encoding alanine racemase yields MRPARALINLKALHHNYHYAKSLAPHSKAAAIIKANAYGHGAIVVARALHDADAFGVACIEEALELREAGITQPIVLLEGVFTPDELPLAARYQLMVAVHCVEQVIWLEQAKLIQPLAVWLKIDTGMHRLGFAPEQVASIYARLNACSHVATITLMTHFARADEVECEATTRQIERFNKAIQGIDAPLSIANSPAILAWPKARLDWVRPGIMLYGATPIAEDLAVSQELQPVMTLESALISVRELDVGESIGYGARFTCEQPTRVGVVAMGYADGYPRHAVDGTPVAVNGVRTRIIGRVSMDMLTVDLTPLPQAKVGDRVELWGNMVLANEVAAHSQTIAYTLFTGITRRVPLVYQY; encoded by the coding sequence ATGCGTCCAGCGCGTGCACTTATTAATCTCAAAGCACTGCATCACAACTATCACTATGCTAAGTCACTCGCACCACACTCTAAGGCTGCCGCGATTATTAAAGCGAATGCTTATGGGCATGGGGCTATAGTGGTGGCGCGAGCCTTACACGATGCGGATGCATTTGGGGTCGCTTGTATTGAAGAGGCTTTAGAACTACGCGAGGCAGGGATTACTCAACCTATTGTATTACTAGAGGGAGTGTTTACGCCGGATGAGTTGCCATTAGCCGCTCGGTATCAGCTTATGGTGGCGGTGCATTGTGTAGAGCAAGTGATATGGTTGGAGCAGGCTAAACTCATACAACCTCTAGCGGTCTGGTTAAAAATAGATACAGGTATGCATCGTTTAGGGTTTGCTCCTGAGCAGGTAGCCAGCATTTATGCACGTTTAAATGCGTGCAGCCACGTAGCGACTATTACCTTAATGACCCATTTCGCACGCGCCGATGAGGTGGAGTGTGAGGCTACTACTCGACAAATAGAGCGTTTTAACAAGGCTATTCAAGGTATAGACGCTCCTCTGAGTATTGCTAATTCACCCGCTATTTTAGCGTGGCCTAAGGCACGTTTGGATTGGGTGCGTCCGGGGATTATGTTGTACGGTGCGACTCCTATAGCGGAGGATTTGGCGGTATCGCAAGAATTACAGCCGGTTATGACTCTAGAGTCCGCTTTAATTTCGGTGCGTGAATTAGATGTGGGCGAAAGTATTGGCTATGGCGCACGTTTTACCTGTGAACAGCCTACTCGTGTGGGGGTAGTAGCGATGGGGTATGCCGATGGCTATCCACGTCATGCGGTCGATGGCACTCCGGTTGCCGTCAATGGGGTGCGTACTCGTATTATTGGGCGGGTATCGATGGATATGTTAACAGTAGACTTGACACCGTTACCGCAGGCTAAAGTAGGTGATCGAGTAGAGTTGTGGGGTAATATGGTATTGGCTAATGAAGTAGCAGCCCATAGTCAAACTATTGCTTATACCTTATTTACGGGCATTACTCGGCGTGTACCTTTGGTGTATCAGTATTAG
- a CDS encoding alpha-glucosidase family protein, with amino-acid sequence MTEHKQFRQLGGASDWWKGAVIYQIYPRSYQDTNGDGVGDLRGIINRLDHIATLGVDAIWISPFFKSPMKDFGYDVSDYRDVDPLFGSLSDFEELLNKAHAKGLRILIDLVLSHTSDQHPWFKESRQSADNSKADWYVWADAKEDGTPPNNWLSIFGGSAWEWETRRRKYYLHNFLTSQPDLNFHHPEVQDALLDMVRFWLDMGVDGFRLDTVNMYVHDKHLRDNPPIGDKWVNGIDPTNPYSRQEPKYNITQPENLLFLERLRKLMNEYPAVTTVGELGAVTDMYGFIAQYTEDGKRIHMAYSFDFMTPEYSAEHIRGVITRMQERGGTGWPCWAFSNHDVPRVVTRWGQGAQSGAMLAALLTSIRGSACLYQGEELALPEATVPFEDLQDPFGIRFWPDYKGRDGCRTPIPWEAQQPYAGFSSAKPWLPIPAEHLPRAVSEQEQQESSDLKKIRTFLNWRKTQPALVQGSLSFVDTPDTLVAWVREAQGNKVLCVFNLTAEVQTYTLPANATALTGHGFATVQQGNQVSLGAYQAFFAQLN; translated from the coding sequence ATGACTGAGCACAAACAGTTTCGGCAACTGGGGGGCGCGTCTGATTGGTGGAAAGGTGCGGTGATTTATCAGATTTATCCTCGATCCTATCAAGACACTAATGGCGATGGAGTGGGCGACCTACGCGGTATTATTAATCGTTTAGATCACATTGCCACTCTCGGTGTGGATGCCATTTGGATTTCTCCCTTCTTTAAATCCCCGATGAAAGATTTTGGTTACGATGTCTCTGACTATCGTGATGTCGATCCTTTGTTTGGTTCTCTGTCCGATTTTGAGGAGTTGCTGAATAAAGCGCATGCTAAGGGCTTACGTATTCTTATTGATTTAGTGCTGTCTCATACCTCTGATCAACATCCTTGGTTTAAGGAAAGTCGTCAGTCCGCTGATAATTCTAAGGCCGACTGGTATGTATGGGCAGATGCTAAAGAAGACGGCACGCCCCCCAATAATTGGCTGTCTATTTTTGGAGGTTCGGCGTGGGAGTGGGAAACGCGGCGACGTAAATATTATTTACATAACTTCTTAACCAGCCAGCCCGATCTCAATTTCCATCATCCTGAAGTGCAGGATGCCTTATTGGATATGGTACGGTTTTGGCTCGATATGGGAGTGGATGGTTTCCGTCTCGATACCGTTAATATGTATGTGCACGACAAGCACTTACGTGATAACCCACCCATTGGCGATAAGTGGGTAAATGGTATTGACCCTACTAATCCTTATTCACGCCAAGAGCCTAAGTACAATATTACTCAGCCCGAAAACTTATTATTCTTGGAGCGCTTGCGTAAGCTCATGAACGAGTATCCGGCTGTTACCACCGTAGGGGAGCTGGGGGCGGTTACGGATATGTATGGATTTATTGCCCAATATACGGAAGACGGCAAACGTATCCATATGGCGTATAGCTTTGATTTCATGACCCCAGAATATAGTGCCGAGCATATTCGCGGTGTGATTACGCGTATGCAAGAGCGGGGTGGTACAGGCTGGCCCTGCTGGGCGTTTTCTAATCATGATGTACCTCGTGTCGTGACGCGCTGGGGACAAGGAGCGCAATCGGGTGCAATGCTCGCCGCATTACTCACCAGTATTCGCGGTAGTGCGTGTTTGTATCAAGGTGAAGAGTTAGCGCTACCTGAAGCCACGGTTCCTTTTGAGGATTTACAAGATCCGTTTGGGATTCGGTTCTGGCCCGATTACAAGGGACGTGATGGTTGCCGCACCCCTATTCCTTGGGAGGCGCAACAGCCTTATGCGGGCTTTTCAAGTGCTAAACCTTGGTTGCCCATCCCCGCCGAGCACTTACCCCGTGCAGTAAGTGAGCAAGAGCAACAAGAGTCGTCTGACTTGAAAAAAATTCGTACCTTTTTGAATTGGCGCAAAACCCAACCTGCTTTAGTGCAAGGCAGTTTAAGCTTTGTCGATACACCTGACACCTTAGTGGCATGGGTGCGTGAAGCTCAGGGTAATAAGGTTTTGTGCGTGTTTAATTTAACTGCTGAAGTACAAACTTATACTTTACCCGCTAATGCCACGGCTTTAACAGGGCATGGTTTTGCTACGGTGCAACAAGGTAATCAGGTGTCATTAGGCGCATACCAAGCTTTCTTTGCTCAATTGAACTAA